The Penicillium digitatum chromosome 6, complete sequence genome has a window encoding:
- a CDS encoding Arginine permease, putative — protein sequence MAGVFDDQSSTKTGSRYVVQNVQDVEYQHFTPQSGSSSAAISEDGQIVTQYERQSLIRGLGQRHIQMIAIAGAIGTGLFLGLGGSIATGGPLGALLGYLFVGLIVCCIQFALGEVSALLPVTGSFVRHAEILVDPALAFAVGWNVVYGCFISVPSEISASVVLIQYWTDINAAVWVTILIVVSVAVAVSLISVYGEIEFLFAILKILLVIFVVILGLVIDLGGVPGVPRRGFHYWKDPGPFVEYIATGSLGRFLGFWAVMTNAVYSFAGVESLATAAGETKNPRQNIPKACKRVFARVSIFYVATVLVVGMLVSSADERLGSDSGTAATSPFVIAASDAGIKAIPSVVNAVCLTSAWSASNQSILTGTRTLYGLAVKGHAPKIFLRTTRWGVPYMCVLLQVAFSFLAYMCVSNDAMNVFWWFVDLTSAGTLVSWIAIALNHIRLLQALDKQGISPTELPWHNRITRYTSWFALVSCVVILFTGGFVVFTAGNWDTASFISSYLDIPLVLFAYVGYKLIRRTKIIPLKQVPVQQAIDEANNDPENVPIKKDGMLAKMNILWG from the exons ATGGCAGGGGTATTCGACGATCAAAGTTCTACCAAGACAGGGAGTCGATACGTCGTTCAAAATGTTCAGGATGTCGAATACCAACACTTCACTCCACAGTCGGGTTCATCGAGCGCTGCCATCTCCGAGGACGGACAGATCGTTACCCAGTATGAACGGCAAAGCTTGATCCGGGGTCTGGGGCAACGCCATATCCAGATGATTGCCATTGCTGGCGCAATT GGTACGGGTCTCTTTCTCGGGTTAGGTGGCTCGATCGCTACCGGTGGTCCTCTGGGTGCCTTGCTAGGCTACCTGTTCGTCGGCTTGATAGTCTGCTGCATTCAATTTGCTCTCGGAGAGGTCTCTGCACTGCTACCAGTCACTGGTTCTTTTGTGCGACATGCAGAGATTCTAGTGGACCCCGCGCTGGCATTCGCGGTCGGCTGGAATGTTGTTTACGGATGCTTTATCAGTGTTCCAAGTGAGATCTCCGCCAGCGTCGTCCTTATCCAATACTGGACGGATATCAATGCCGCCGTCTGGGTGACTATCCTCATAGTTGTGTCAGTGGCCGTTGCCGTCTCGTTGATCAGTGTCTATGGCGAGATCGAGTTCCTCTTCGCCATTCTTAAGATCCTGCTGGTGATTTTTGTGGTCATTCTCGGGCTTGTCATTGATCTAGGGGGTGTGCCCGGTGTACCCCGACGAGGCTTCCACTACTGGAAAGACCCGGGCCCATTCGTTGAGTACATTGCTACTGGGTCTTTGGGACGCTTCCTTGGATTCTGGGCCGTTATGACCAATGCAGTCTATTCGTTCGCGGGTGTAGAATCCTTAGCCACGGCCGCTGGTGAAACAAAAAACCCACGACAGAACATTCCCAAAGCCTGTAAAAGGGTATTTGCGCGAGTGTCTATTTTCTATGTCGCCACTGTGCTGGTCGTGGGTATGTTGGTCTCTAGCGCTGACGAACGTCTCGGCTCAGACTCTGGCACCGCGGCTACGAGTCCGTTCGTCATTGCCGCCAGCGATGCAGGCATCAAGGCTATTCCTTCCGTTGTGAACGCCGTATGCTTGACCTCCGCGTGGTCTGCATCGAACCAGAGTATCCTGACAGGAACAAGAACGCTGTATGGTCTTGCGGTCAAGGGACATGCTCCGAAAATATTCCTGCGTACTACTAGGTGGGGAGTGCCGTACATGTGTGTGTTGCTACAGGTTGCCTTCTCCTTCCTGGCTTACATGTGTGTTTCCAACGACGCCATGAATGTCTTCTGGTGGTTCGTTGATTTGACTTCGGCTGGTACCTTGGTCTCGTGGATCGCTATCGCTTTAAACCACATTCGTTTGTTGCAAGCGCTGGATAAACAGGGCATCTCACCAACAGAGTTGCCGTGGCATAATCGAATTACCA GATACACAAGCTGGTTTGCGTTAGTCTCTTGTGTTGTGATTCTCTTTACGGGCGGATTCGTAGTTTTCACGGCAGGAAATTGGGACACTGCGTCGTTTATCTCATCGTATCT GGACATTCCACTCGTCCTCTTCGCGTACGTGGGCTATAAGTTGATCCGCAGGACAAAGATCATTCCTTTGAAGCAAGTCCCAGTTCAACAAGCGATAGATGAAGCCAACAATGACCCGGAGAATGTGCCAATCAAGAAAGACGGCATGCTGGCGAAGATGAATATTCTTTGGGGCTAA